A single window of Drosophila suzukii chromosome 3, CBGP_Dsuzu_IsoJpt1.0, whole genome shotgun sequence DNA harbors:
- the LOC118877957 gene encoding uncharacterized protein, producing the protein MSKQPSFVSRNLVAIVMIPSLVGIHLGWSYMQSNRKLVTEAEQIDMPPVTFARFVWNKLSGGGNSAE; encoded by the exons ATGTCCAAGCAACCCTCGTTCGTGTCGCGCAACCTGGTGGCCATTGTGATGATCCCCAGTCTGGTGGGGATTCATCTGGGCTGGAGCTACATGCAGAGCAACAGGAAACTGGTCACGGAGGCGGAACAGATCGACATGCCGCCGGTTACG TTTGCCAGGTTCGTGTGGAACAAGCTGTCGGGCGGCGGAAATTCGGCAGAGTGA
- the LOC108011994 gene encoding uncharacterized protein encodes MNVDLRSYSRHWLTEFIEQYQEEECLWQPKHNDYSNHAARNKSYDRLVEKLKEVEPNPDRAMVVRKINSLRSAFRREFRKTTSKNDYETRLWYYDKLLFIADHKPKRHELGTKPKRELHISFDDEESMEFEDDSHHTGTQSQHMDSIIPTSPDEVEEVATTATNVVVSSQGATLSTISVTPAECVTLVKSEEQQAAEAAAAAAQAHQQLVAHAAAQTSIAAAAAQGHAVKVLEITSLDSNSQREIQQAVNHLEHHQQQLHLQQANGQHQGVPTIQIGRDHYQPLFGNAGTTAYTTTAPTTSHRHDDEYDAIGVNVASKLRSINPTQRIVAEKLISDVLFNAQLDNLTVNSALTQ; translated from the exons ATGAACGTAGACCTGCGATCGTACTCGCGCCACTGGCTCACGGAGTTCATCGAGCAGTACCAGGAGGAGGAGTGCCTGTGGCAGCCGAAACACAACGACTACAGCAATCACGCAGCCCGGAACAAGTCCTACGACCGCCTGGTTGAGAAACTGAAGGAAGTGGAGCCCAATCCGGACAGGGCGATGGTTGTTAG GAAAATCAACTCGCTACGCTCTGCTTTTCGGCGGGAATTCCGCAAGACGACCAGCAAAAACGACTACGAAACGCGACTGTGGTACTACGACAAGCTGCTCTTCATCGCCGATCACAAGCCCAAGCGCCACGAACTGGGCACCAAGCCCAAGCGGGAGCTCCACATCAGCTTCGACGACGAGGAGTCCATGGAGTTCGAGGACGACTCACATCACACGGGCACCCAGTCGCAGCACATGGACTCCATAATTCCCACATCCCCGGATGAAGTGGAGGAGGTGGCGACCACGGCCACCAATGTGGTGGTCAGCAGCCAGGGCGCCACGCTGAGCACCATTTCGGTAACGCCCGCGGAATGCGTGACCCTGGTCAAGAGCGAGGAGCAACAGGCAGCCGAGGCGGCGGCTGCAGCAGCCCAGGCGCACCAGCAGCTGGTGGCCCACGCAGCGGCCCAAACTTCCatagcggcggcggcggctcAGGGACATGCCGTGAAGGTCCTTGAGATTACCTCCCTGGACTCCAACTCCCAGCGCGAGATACAACAG GCGGTAAACCATTTGGAGCACCACCAACAGCAGTTGCACCTCCAGCAGGCCAATGGGCAGCACCAGGGAGTGCCCACCATTCAAATAGGACGCGATCACTACCAGCCTTTGTTTGGCAATGCCGGCACCACTGCCTACACCACCACAGCTCCAACCACCTCGCATCGGCACGACGACGAGTACGATGCAATTGGCGTGAATGTGGCCAGCAAGCTGCGCTCCATCAATCCCACACAGCGAATCGTGGCGGAGAAGCTGATCAGCGATGTTTTATTCAATGCCCAGCTGGACAACCTCACCGTCAACTCGGCCCTCACGCAGTAA